In the Osmerus eperlanus chromosome 27, fOsmEpe2.1, whole genome shotgun sequence genome, one interval contains:
- the hmgb1a gene encoding high mobility group protein B1a codes for MGKDPTKPRGKMSSYAYFVQTCREEHKKKHPEASVNFSEFSKKCSERWKTMSAKEKGKFEDLAKLDKVRYEREMKNYIPPKGEKKKRFKDPNAPKRPPSAFFIFCADFRAKVKGETPGLTIGDVAKKLGEMWNGTCAEDKQPYEKKAAKLKEKYEKDIAAYRAKGKVGVSVPAKAPAKMEKKVEDDDDDDDDDDDDDDDDDDDE; via the exons ATGGGGAAAGATCCAACCAAGCCGAGAGGAAAGATGTCCTCTTATGCCTACTTCGTTCAGACCTGTCGGGAAGAACACAAGAAGAAGCACCCGGAAGCTTCTGTCAACTTCTCCGAGTTCTCCAAGAAATGCTCTGAGCGTTGGAAG ACCATGTCTGCCAAAGAGAAGGGCAAGTTTGAGGATCTGGCCAAACTGGACAAGGTCCgttatgagagagagatgaagaactACATCCCACccaagggagagaagaagaagaggttcAAGGACCCCAACGCACCCAAAAGACCCCC GTCGGCCTTCTTCATCTTCTGTGCCGACTTCCGCGCCAAGGTGAAAGGAGAGACCCCGGGCCTGACCATCGGCGACGTGGCCAAGAAGCTGGGGGAGATGTGGAACGGCACTTGTGCCGAAGACAAGCAGCCCTACGAGAAGAAGGCCGCCAAGCTGAAGGAGAAATATGAGAAG GACATCGCTGCGTACCGCGCCAAGGGCAAGGTGGGCGTGTCCGTGCCGGCGAAAGCCCCCGCCAAGATGGAGAAGAAGGTGgaggatgacgatgatgatgatgacgacgacgacgatgatgacgatgatgatgatgatgacgagtaG